Proteins from a single region of Gordonia hongkongensis:
- a CDS encoding ArnT family glycosyltransferase: MSTTLVSPSGSVAPADSSEATRSPAKSGIWERLSLAVLLIGTTVAYLWNLSINGWANSFYSAAIQAGSQSWKAWFFGSSDMANSITVDKPPASLWIPGLSARIFGVNPWSILVPEALMGVASVALLYVITRKYFGHWAGIVAGVTLAVTPVAAMMFRFDNPEALLILLMIAAVWSMMKGLEDGRWRWLVLTGVFVGFGFLTKQLQVMLIVPPLAVTYLAFGPRGWLRRIGQLFAALGAMIVSAGWWILAVELWPASSRPYIGGSQNNSILELTLGYNGLGRLNGNETGAVVPGGGGNAMEGMGGGPGGPGGGGGAWGETGWLRMFEPAQGGQIAWLIPTGLILAAVALVLIGRARRTDPRRAYLVVWALWLLVTMGVFSFMAGIFHQYYTAALAPAVAAVVAGGAAVCWSHRDRLWVRIALGISVAAAAIWGFVLLDRTPDFVPWLRYAVLVVGLLAAVAMVFTQRRTVAAAALIGAIMAGLAGPVAYTVDTIATEKSGSIITAGPRVEGEFGPGGGGPGGRGGPGGPGGRGMPGMPPQGLGAPGQGMPGMGQQDGGGRGGDGAAGGLLRGSTPSAALVDRLTADADEYTWVAAAVGSMSASGYQLETGHSVMPIGGFNGSDPSPTLAEFQQLVAAKKIHYFIGGGSGPGMGGGMGGNSSQPSSQISTWVQENFTAVTVDGVTLYDLTQPTS; this comes from the coding sequence ATGAGTACCACCCTCGTCTCCCCGTCGGGCTCGGTGGCGCCCGCGGACTCCTCAGAAGCAACGCGTTCACCGGCGAAAAGTGGCATCTGGGAACGTCTCTCGCTGGCGGTGCTGCTGATCGGCACCACGGTGGCCTACCTGTGGAATCTGTCGATCAACGGGTGGGCCAACTCCTTCTACTCGGCTGCGATCCAGGCCGGTTCCCAGTCGTGGAAGGCGTGGTTCTTCGGGTCGTCGGACATGGCGAACTCGATCACGGTCGACAAACCGCCTGCTTCCCTGTGGATTCCGGGGCTCAGCGCCCGGATCTTCGGGGTCAACCCGTGGTCGATCCTGGTGCCCGAGGCGCTGATGGGCGTCGCCTCGGTGGCGCTGCTCTACGTGATCACCCGGAAGTACTTCGGCCACTGGGCCGGCATCGTCGCTGGGGTGACCCTCGCGGTGACACCGGTCGCGGCGATGATGTTCCGCTTCGACAACCCCGAGGCGCTGCTCATCCTGCTGATGATCGCCGCGGTCTGGTCGATGATGAAGGGACTCGAGGACGGACGGTGGCGATGGCTGGTTCTGACCGGCGTGTTCGTCGGCTTCGGTTTCCTCACCAAGCAACTCCAGGTCATGCTGATCGTGCCGCCGCTGGCGGTCACCTACCTCGCCTTCGGGCCGCGTGGTTGGTTGCGCCGGATCGGACAACTGTTCGCCGCGCTCGGCGCGATGATCGTCAGCGCCGGCTGGTGGATTCTCGCCGTCGAGCTGTGGCCCGCGTCGTCGCGTCCGTACATCGGTGGCTCGCAGAACAACTCGATCCTCGAGTTGACCCTCGGCTACAACGGCCTCGGCCGGCTCAACGGCAACGAGACCGGCGCCGTCGTCCCCGGTGGTGGGGGAAACGCGATGGAGGGCATGGGCGGTGGACCGGGTGGCCCCGGAGGCGGGGGCGGCGCGTGGGGCGAGACCGGCTGGCTGCGGATGTTCGAACCCGCGCAGGGCGGTCAGATCGCCTGGCTCATCCCGACCGGCCTGATCCTCGCTGCCGTGGCACTCGTACTGATCGGCAGGGCCCGACGAACCGACCCGCGCCGTGCGTATCTGGTCGTCTGGGCGCTGTGGCTGCTGGTCACGATGGGTGTCTTCAGCTTCATGGCCGGGATCTTCCATCAGTACTACACGGCGGCACTGGCTCCCGCGGTCGCCGCGGTCGTCGCCGGCGGCGCGGCGGTGTGCTGGTCGCACCGGGACCGGCTGTGGGTGCGGATCGCGCTCGGGATCTCCGTCGCGGCCGCCGCGATCTGGGGCTTCGTCCTGCTCGATCGCACACCCGACTTCGTGCCGTGGCTGCGATACGCGGTCCTCGTCGTGGGACTCCTCGCCGCGGTGGCCATGGTCTTCACCCAGCGTCGGACCGTCGCGGCCGCAGCGCTCATCGGGGCCATCATGGCGGGCCTGGCCGGGCCGGTCGCCTACACCGTCGACACCATCGCGACCGAGAAGAGCGGATCCATCATCACCGCCGGACCGCGCGTCGAGGGCGAATTCGGTCCCGGTGGCGGTGGGCCGGGTGGACGAGGTGGCCCGGGTGGTCCCGGCGGACGGGGCATGCCCGGCATGCCACCGCAGGGATTGGGAGCACCCGGGCAGGGGATGCCCGGTATGGGTCAACAGGATGGGGGCGGTCGCGGTGGCGACGGAGCCGCCGGGGGACTGCTCCGTGGTTCGACGCCGTCGGCGGCGCTCGTGGACAGGCTCACCGCCGACGCCGACGAGTACACGTGGGTCGCAGCTGCCGTGGGCTCGATGTCGGCGTCGGGCTACCAGCTCGAGACCGGACACTCGGTGATGCCGATCGGCGGATTCAACGGCAGCGATCCGTCGCCGACCCTGGCCGAATTCCAGCAGCTCGTGGCCGCGAAGAAGATCCACTACTTCATCGGTGGCGGTTCTGGTCCCGGTATGGGGGGCGGCATGGGCGGCAACTCGTCGCAACCGTCGTCGCAGATCAGCACCTGGGTGCAGGAGAACTTCACCGCCGTCACCGTCGACGGCGTGACCCTGTACGACCTCACCCAGCCCACGAGCTGA
- the purD gene encoding phosphoribosylamine--glycine ligase: protein MRVLVIGSGGREHALLIGLANDPAVTDLHVAPGNAGTSSIATNHPVDAVSGDAVVALAREIGADLVVIGPEVPLVLGVADALRAAGIATFGPSAEAAQIEGSKAFAKDVMKAAGVTTAHAEIVDNPARLDAALDRFGPTWVVKDDGLAAGKGVVVTADRDVARDHAAECLESGHPVLLESFLDGPEVSLFCLVDGETVVPLLPAQDHKRVGDDDAGPNTGGMGAYTPLPWLPAEMTTRIVDEVVKPVAAEMVRRGIPFSGLLYAGLAIGSDGPAVVEFNCRFGDPETQAVLALLESPLGQALHATATGTLADLPPLQWRDGAAVTVVVAAENYPGKPRTGDLITGADTDGVLHAGTARNADGAVVSSGGRVLAVVGTGADLAEAREQAYARIANIKLPGSHFRRDIGRNALEGRISI from the coding sequence GTGCGCGTACTCGTGATCGGCTCGGGCGGCCGCGAACATGCCCTCCTCATCGGTCTGGCGAACGATCCGGCGGTCACCGACCTGCACGTCGCCCCGGGCAACGCCGGCACCTCGTCGATCGCCACGAACCATCCCGTCGACGCCGTCTCCGGCGACGCGGTCGTCGCGCTGGCACGCGAGATCGGCGCCGACCTCGTGGTCATCGGTCCCGAGGTGCCCCTGGTCCTCGGGGTCGCCGACGCCCTGCGCGCGGCCGGCATCGCGACCTTCGGTCCGAGTGCCGAGGCCGCGCAGATCGAGGGGTCGAAGGCCTTCGCGAAGGACGTCATGAAGGCCGCGGGGGTCACGACCGCCCACGCCGAGATCGTCGACAATCCCGCCCGGCTAGACGCCGCACTCGACCGGTTCGGCCCGACCTGGGTCGTCAAGGACGACGGTCTGGCCGCGGGCAAGGGCGTCGTCGTCACCGCGGACCGTGACGTCGCCCGCGATCACGCGGCCGAGTGCCTCGAGAGCGGCCACCCCGTCCTGCTGGAGAGCTTCCTCGACGGGCCGGAGGTGTCGCTGTTCTGCCTCGTCGACGGCGAGACCGTGGTGCCCCTGCTGCCTGCGCAGGACCACAAGCGCGTCGGGGACGACGACGCCGGACCGAACACCGGCGGGATGGGTGCCTACACGCCGTTGCCCTGGCTGCCCGCCGAGATGACCACGCGCATCGTCGACGAGGTCGTCAAACCCGTTGCCGCCGAGATGGTTCGACGAGGCATCCCGTTCTCCGGCCTGCTGTACGCCGGTCTGGCGATCGGGTCTGACGGGCCCGCCGTCGTCGAATTCAACTGTCGCTTCGGCGATCCGGAGACCCAGGCGGTGCTGGCCCTGCTCGAATCGCCGCTCGGGCAGGCGCTGCACGCGACCGCCACCGGCACCCTCGCCGACCTCCCGCCGCTGCAGTGGCGCGACGGGGCCGCGGTCACCGTCGTGGTCGCCGCGGAGAACTACCCCGGCAAGCCGCGAACCGGCGACCTCATCACCGGTGCCGACACCGACGGGGTGCTGCACGCCGGCACCGCGCGCAACGCCGACGGCGCCGTCGTCTCCTCGGGTGGGCGGGTGCTCGCGGTGGTGGGCACCGGCGCCGATCTCGCCGAAGCTCGCGAGCAGGCCTACGCGCGGATCGCCAACATCAAGCTCCCCGGTTCGCACTTCCGCCGCGACATCGGCCGCAACGCCCTCGAGGGCCGGATCAGCATCTGA
- a CDS encoding alpha/beta hydrolase — protein sequence MTRVPPLPSNPDEHARAFVGRRAVLAAGLGAAALGVAACSGSTPPTSVEPRKLEGRADDELPVEASPPPVTGGPPLITGSFRSARMAGRDTRWAVARPNGVTGTLPVVVVLHALNTNEKSIFGPKLEMQSVMQQYVDAGNAPFALAAADIGRNYYHRRTDGADGGAMILDEFLPMLASNPDLDLSTERIGLFGWSMGGYGALRLAAMLGSPRVAAVAVSSPAMWADPRNFPPRAFDGLADYQTNSLFGAQPKFAKIPLLINIGSSDQFYTYTRQWAAGLRPPAAFGTAAGGHTNRYWRSVLPEQVEFLGRNLAV from the coding sequence ATGACCCGAGTGCCACCCCTCCCGAGCAATCCCGACGAACACGCCCGTGCGTTCGTCGGGCGTCGTGCTGTCCTGGCCGCCGGCCTCGGCGCCGCCGCCCTGGGGGTCGCCGCGTGCTCGGGGTCGACCCCGCCGACGTCGGTGGAGCCCCGCAAGCTCGAGGGTCGGGCCGACGATGAACTACCGGTCGAGGCGTCGCCGCCACCGGTCACCGGCGGCCCACCGCTGATCACCGGCAGCTTCCGCTCGGCGCGCATGGCCGGGCGTGACACGCGCTGGGCCGTCGCCCGGCCCAACGGGGTGACGGGCACCCTGCCCGTCGTCGTCGTGCTGCACGCGCTCAACACCAACGAGAAGTCGATCTTCGGGCCGAAGCTCGAGATGCAGTCGGTGATGCAGCAGTACGTCGACGCCGGGAACGCGCCGTTCGCGCTGGCCGCCGCCGACATCGGGCGCAACTACTACCACCGACGCACCGACGGCGCCGACGGGGGCGCGATGATCCTCGACGAGTTCCTGCCGATGCTCGCGAGCAATCCGGACCTGGACCTGTCCACCGAACGCATCGGCCTGTTCGGATGGTCGATGGGCGGGTACGGCGCGTTGCGCCTGGCGGCCATGCTGGGTTCGCCGCGTGTCGCCGCGGTCGCGGTCAGCTCCCCCGCGATGTGGGCCGACCCGCGCAACTTCCCGCCGCGCGCCTTCGACGGCCTCGCCGACTACCAGACGAACTCGCTGTTCGGAGCCCAGCCGAAGTTCGCGAAGATCCCGCTGCTGATCAACATCGGCTCGAGCGACCAGTTCTACACCTACACGCGGCAGTGGGCCGCCGGACTCCGGCCACCGGCGGCGTTCGGGACCGCGGCGGGTGGTCACACCAATCGCTACTGGCGCAGCGTCCTGCCCGAGCAGGTCGAGTTCCTCGGGCGGAACCTGGCGGTCTGA
- a CDS encoding nucleoside deaminase, with product MSPDSHEDPDITHLRQAIDLAARARTRGDHPFGSLLLAPDGSVVAEAMNSVDTAGDPTGHAETNVVRAVGHLDLDTRAELTLYTSTEPCAMCAGAIYWAGVGTVVYALGEDDLREMTGDDPANPTLAMPCRRIFEAGSRPIVVRGPFAIDAAHEVHAGFWQHS from the coding sequence ATGTCCCCCGACAGTCACGAGGACCCAGACATCACCCATCTCCGGCAGGCGATCGACCTCGCCGCCCGGGCCCGGACGCGCGGCGACCACCCGTTCGGCTCACTGCTGCTGGCGCCGGACGGCAGCGTGGTCGCCGAAGCGATGAATTCCGTGGACACCGCGGGTGACCCGACCGGGCATGCCGAGACGAACGTCGTCCGCGCGGTCGGGCACCTCGATCTCGACACGCGCGCCGAGCTGACGCTGTACACCAGCACCGAGCCGTGCGCCATGTGCGCCGGCGCGATCTACTGGGCCGGGGTCGGGACGGTCGTCTACGCGCTCGGCGAGGACGACCTGCGGGAGATGACCGGCGACGATCCCGCCAATCCCACGCTGGCGATGCCGTGCCGACGGATCTTCGAGGCGGGCAGTCGGCCGATCGTGGTACGCGGTCCGTTCGCAATCGACGCCGCACACGAGGTCCACGCCGGTTTCTGGCAGCACAGCTGA
- a CDS encoding DUF6882 domain-containing protein has protein sequence MQFDGLHAVADYAALYTCLRQVAFADFLRERLGSFESRCDPAERSVVFTSTVSSDPGGQRDCVRSRATLIAVIESDAIVWGWAHPRGEPAGPAAALRDVGARFGVDDFAVPRVSLPPSLSRDQIADYRTEAIDIVAAAAVESTGISPYWTAQHDDGDLAVYLLDDVALPEPTFADFATTMPTVMRSLAVNDHRVAIHGMAARRGWHISWRTGSDGGRSPICDVTDGESVAHVEFDRRARPVDFSCELVGQA, from the coding sequence ATGCAGTTCGACGGCCTCCATGCTGTCGCCGATTACGCGGCGCTCTACACCTGTCTGCGGCAGGTCGCGTTCGCCGACTTCCTGCGCGAACGGCTCGGTAGCTTCGAGTCGCGCTGCGACCCGGCGGAGCGGTCCGTCGTCTTCACCTCGACAGTCTCGTCCGACCCGGGCGGGCAGCGCGACTGTGTCCGTTCGCGTGCCACCCTGATCGCGGTCATCGAATCGGACGCGATCGTGTGGGGGTGGGCCCATCCCCGCGGCGAACCGGCGGGTCCAGCCGCCGCGCTGCGCGACGTCGGCGCCCGATTCGGCGTCGATGATTTCGCCGTTCCCCGGGTGTCGTTGCCGCCCAGCCTGTCTCGCGACCAGATCGCCGACTACCGGACAGAGGCGATCGACATCGTGGCCGCGGCCGCGGTCGAGAGCACCGGGATCAGTCCGTACTGGACGGCACAGCACGACGACGGGGATCTCGCGGTGTACCTCCTCGACGACGTCGCGCTGCCCGAACCGACCTTCGCCGACTTCGCCACCACGATGCCGACGGTGATGAGATCACTTGCGGTCAACGATCATCGGGTGGCGATCCACGGGATGGCCGCCCGCCGCGGCTGGCACATCAGCTGGCGCACCGGCTCCGACGGCGGCCGGTCGCCGATCTGCGACGTCACCGACGGCGAGTCGGTGGCGCACGTCGAGTTCGACCGGCGCGCGCGGCCCGTCGACTTCAGCTGTGAACTCGTCGGGCAGGCCTGA
- a CDS encoding TetR/AcrR family transcriptional regulator, whose translation MTSAATPKGARRRSRLIEAAGELLLEGGFDAVRHRAVAERAQLPLASTTYYFGSLDDLMAEAAANLCAHDETAVAARCNALPRRHRGSTATAGALADVFVGSDTTLQQLSARYEMIALAARYPLLREVVASRGQSLAFHHCEVLVKSHRVADPAHIAQLIGIEDGAIVGALSQTAVRPVDAVRDALLNVVDVLAPRE comes from the coding sequence ATGACCTCGGCGGCGACACCGAAGGGTGCGCGGCGGCGGTCTCGACTGATCGAGGCTGCCGGCGAGTTGCTGCTCGAAGGAGGCTTCGATGCGGTGCGTCATCGCGCGGTGGCCGAGCGTGCGCAACTACCGCTGGCGTCGACCACCTACTACTTCGGTTCCCTCGACGACCTGATGGCCGAGGCCGCCGCCAATCTGTGCGCGCACGACGAGACCGCAGTCGCCGCCCGCTGCAACGCTCTTCCGCGCCGGCACCGGGGCAGCACGGCGACGGCGGGTGCCCTCGCCGACGTCTTCGTCGGTTCCGACACCACCCTTCAGCAACTGTCCGCGCGGTACGAGATGATCGCGCTCGCGGCGCGGTATCCGCTACTGCGCGAGGTCGTCGCGAGTCGGGGACAATCGCTCGCGTTCCATCACTGCGAGGTCCTCGTGAAGTCGCACCGGGTCGCCGATCCGGCGCACATCGCACAACTGATCGGCATCGAGGACGGAGCGATCGTGGGAGCGTTGTCCCAGACGGCCGTACGACCGGTCGACGCGGTGCGCGACGCCCTGCTCAACGTCGTCGACGTCCTCGCCCCGCGGGAGTGA
- the purB gene encoding adenylosuccinate lyase, producing the protein MSKPVIANVLASRYASADLAELWSASTKIELERRLWIAVLKAQRDLGIDVPADAIADYERVVDQVDLASIAERERVTRHDVKARIEEFNALAGHEQIHKGMTSRDLTENVEQLQILRSLEHVHAHGVAVLARIVARAADYSSTVMAGRSHNVAAQATTLGKRFASAADELMIALTRLRELIDRYPLRGIKGPMGTSQDMLDLLGGDAVKLADLEGRVADHLGFARSFTSVGQIYPRSLDHDVVSALVQLAAAPSSLAHTIRLMAGHELVTEGFQPGQVGSSAMPHKMNTRSCERVNGLAVVLRGYGSMAAELAGAQWNEGDVFCSVVRRVALPDAFFAIDGLMETFLTVLDEFGAYPAVIANELDRYLPFLATTKVLMAAVRAGVGRETAHEAIKENAVAVALAMREEGREPDLLDRLAADDRIPLDRTGLDALLADKTAFVGAAEQQVADVIAAAEKIIGQYPDAAGYSPAPIL; encoded by the coding sequence GTGTCGAAGCCCGTCATCGCCAACGTCCTGGCCAGCCGCTATGCCTCCGCCGATCTCGCCGAACTGTGGTCGGCGAGCACCAAGATCGAGCTCGAACGGCGACTGTGGATCGCGGTCCTCAAGGCGCAGCGCGACCTCGGCATCGACGTACCGGCCGACGCCATCGCCGACTACGAGCGCGTCGTCGACCAGGTCGATCTCGCATCCATCGCCGAGCGTGAACGGGTCACCCGCCACGATGTGAAGGCCCGGATCGAGGAGTTCAACGCCCTGGCCGGCCACGAGCAGATCCACAAGGGCATGACCAGCCGCGACCTCACCGAGAACGTCGAGCAGCTGCAGATCCTGCGTTCGCTCGAACACGTCCACGCCCACGGCGTGGCAGTGCTCGCGCGCATCGTCGCACGCGCCGCCGACTACTCGTCGACGGTGATGGCCGGACGCAGTCACAACGTCGCCGCCCAGGCCACCACGCTCGGCAAGCGGTTCGCCTCGGCCGCCGACGAGCTGATGATCGCGCTCACCCGGTTGCGCGAACTCATCGACCGCTACCCGCTGCGCGGGATCAAGGGGCCGATGGGCACCTCGCAGGACATGCTCGACCTGCTCGGCGGCGACGCGGTGAAGCTCGCCGACCTCGAGGGCCGGGTCGCCGATCACCTCGGGTTCGCCCGCTCGTTCACCTCGGTCGGCCAGATCTATCCGCGGTCGCTCGACCACGACGTGGTGTCGGCACTCGTGCAGCTGGCGGCCGCGCCGTCGTCGCTGGCCCACACCATCCGGCTGATGGCGGGCCACGAGCTGGTCACCGAGGGCTTCCAGCCCGGTCAGGTCGGCAGCTCGGCGATGCCGCACAAGATGAACACCCGCAGCTGCGAACGCGTCAACGGGCTCGCGGTCGTACTCCGCGGATACGGCTCGATGGCCGCCGAACTGGCGGGCGCGCAGTGGAACGAGGGCGACGTCTTCTGCTCGGTCGTCCGTCGCGTGGCCCTGCCCGACGCGTTCTTCGCGATCGACGGACTGATGGAGACCTTCCTGACGGTGCTCGACGAGTTCGGCGCCTACCCGGCCGTGATCGCCAACGAACTCGACCGTTATCTGCCGTTCCTCGCGACCACCAAGGTCCTGATGGCCGCGGTGCGCGCCGGCGTCGGGCGGGAGACCGCGCACGAGGCGATCAAGGAGAACGCGGTCGCGGTCGCGCTCGCCATGCGGGAGGAGGGACGCGAACCCGACCTCCTCGACCGGCTCGCCGCCGACGACCGCATCCCGCTCGACCGCACCGGGCTCGACGCGTTGCTGGCCGACAAGACGGCCTTCGTCGGTGCCGCCGAACAGCAGGTCGCCGACGTCATCGCGGCCGCGGAGAAGATCATCGGGCAGTACCCCGACGCCGCCGGCTACTCGCCGGCGCCGATCCTGTAG
- a CDS encoding SelT/SelW/SelH family protein has protein sequence MSEPHITITYCTQCNWLLRASWMASELLNTFGTEIGAVTLVPGTGGVFAIDVDGTQIWERKRDGGFPGAPELKRRVRDTALPDWNLGHSDVSTPE, from the coding sequence ATGAGCGAGCCGCACATCACCATCACCTACTGCACGCAGTGCAACTGGCTGCTGCGAGCGTCGTGGATGGCCTCGGAACTGCTGAACACCTTCGGCACCGAGATCGGCGCGGTGACCCTCGTCCCCGGCACGGGCGGGGTGTTCGCCATCGACGTCGACGGCACCCAGATCTGGGAACGCAAGCGCGACGGCGGCTTCCCCGGTGCTCCCGAACTCAAGCGTCGCGTGCGCGACACCGCCCTCCCGGACTGGAACCTCGGGCACTCCGACGTCTCGACCCCCGAGTGA
- a CDS encoding phosphoribosylaminoimidazolesuccinocarboxamide synthase → MRPELQSYRHLASGKVREIYEIDADTLLLVASDRISAYDHILSPAIPDKGRILTAMSFYWFDELGVPNHLAGGPTDERIPASVVGRSMVVRRLPMVQVECVARGYLTGSGLLDYQATGSVCGVELPAGLAEASKLPEPIFTPATKAEQGEHDENISFERVVEQEGEELAQALRSATLDIYARGAAVAAERGIILADTKFEFGRGADGELVLADEVLTPDSSRYWEAATYEAGKVQPSFDKQIVRNWLTGAESGWDRASDEAPPPLPDDVVDRTRQRYIDAYEWISRKSFADWPDAEVI, encoded by the coding sequence ATGCGTCCTGAACTGCAGTCCTACCGTCATCTGGCGTCGGGGAAGGTCCGCGAGATCTACGAGATCGACGCCGACACCCTGCTGCTGGTGGCGTCCGACCGGATCTCGGCCTACGACCACATCCTCAGTCCCGCGATCCCCGACAAGGGGCGCATCCTGACCGCGATGAGCTTCTACTGGTTCGACGAGCTCGGCGTGCCCAACCACCTGGCCGGCGGACCCACCGACGAACGGATCCCGGCGTCGGTCGTAGGCCGGTCGATGGTGGTCCGTCGACTGCCGATGGTGCAGGTCGAATGCGTTGCCCGCGGCTACCTGACCGGCTCGGGCCTGCTCGACTACCAGGCGACCGGGTCGGTGTGCGGCGTCGAACTGCCGGCGGGACTGGCGGAGGCGAGCAAGCTCCCCGAACCGATCTTCACGCCGGCCACCAAGGCCGAGCAGGGTGAGCACGACGAGAACATCAGTTTCGAGCGGGTCGTCGAGCAGGAGGGGGAGGAGTTGGCGCAGGCGCTACGATCGGCCACCCTCGACATCTACGCCCGCGGCGCCGCCGTCGCCGCCGAGCGCGGAATTATCTTGGCCGACACCAAATTCGAGTTCGGCCGCGGGGCCGACGGTGAACTCGTCCTGGCCGATGAGGTGCTCACCCCCGACTCGTCGCGGTACTGGGAGGCCGCCACCTACGAGGCCGGCAAGGTGCAGCCCAGCTTCGACAAGCAGATCGTGCGAAACTGGCTCACCGGTGCCGAATCCGGGTGGGACCGGGCCTCCGATGAAGCGCCGCCGCCGTTGCCCGACGACGTCGTCGACCGCACGAGGCAGCGCTATATCGATGCCTACGAATGGATCTCGCGAAAGTCCTTCGCGGACTGGCCCGACGCAGAGGTGATCTGA
- a CDS encoding DHA2 family efflux MFS transporter permease subunit, with protein sequence MTSSTGGHLHDGPPDTKLDRHVLLVAGVVVLGAIMSILDVTVVAVAQNTFQQEFGTDAAGAAWTATGYTLALAAVIPLSSWAASRFGTKRVYLVSLVLFTVGSVLCALAPNIGMLVAFRVIQGLGGGMLMPIGMMMLTKAAGPERVGSVMAVLGIPMLLGPISGPILGGVLIEQLSWHWIFLINVPIGIIALVYSWIVLRDDAETSRPSIDVVGLLLLSPGLALFLFGISSSAEHRTFVTASVLVPTIIGALLIVAFIVHALRKKNPLLDLRLFANRTLSISVITMVLFMVAFFGAALLFPQYFIGVRGESTLTAGLLLAPQGIGAMLTMPITGRLTDKMGPGKFVLAGIVLIVLGLSTFMFLGAETSYWLICGSLFVQGLGMGMTMMPIMSAALATLSNPQVPDGSTLLNVIQQSATSIGTAVISVILASSLASRPEAGLAIMANTSDDPLPPGVPNPLPESFFETAADVFSSTFTISVVLIVLTLIPAFFLPRKKIASPLTEEDMDRGPIMMH encoded by the coding sequence ATGACCTCATCCACAGGTGGCCACCTGCACGACGGCCCACCCGACACCAAGTTGGACCGTCACGTCCTGCTTGTCGCGGGCGTGGTCGTGCTCGGCGCGATCATGTCGATCCTCGACGTCACCGTGGTGGCGGTCGCCCAGAACACCTTTCAGCAGGAGTTCGGCACCGACGCCGCGGGCGCCGCCTGGACCGCGACCGGTTACACCCTGGCACTGGCGGCGGTGATCCCGTTGTCGAGTTGGGCGGCATCGCGTTTCGGCACCAAGCGCGTCTACCTCGTCTCGCTGGTCCTGTTCACGGTGGGTTCGGTGTTGTGCGCGCTGGCGCCGAACATCGGCATGCTCGTGGCCTTCCGCGTGATCCAGGGACTCGGCGGCGGCATGCTGATGCCGATCGGCATGATGATGCTGACCAAGGCGGCCGGTCCCGAGCGGGTCGGTTCGGTCATGGCCGTGCTCGGTATCCCGATGCTCCTGGGTCCGATCTCGGGCCCGATCCTCGGCGGCGTCCTCATCGAGCAGCTGAGCTGGCACTGGATCTTTCTGATCAACGTCCCGATCGGCATCATCGCGCTGGTCTACTCGTGGATCGTCCTGCGCGACGACGCGGAGACCAGTCGCCCCTCGATCGACGTCGTCGGTCTGTTGCTCCTGTCGCCGGGGCTCGCGTTGTTCCTGTTCGGTATCTCCTCGAGCGCCGAGCACCGCACGTTCGTCACGGCATCGGTTCTGGTGCCGACCATCATCGGTGCACTGCTGATCGTGGCCTTCATCGTGCACGCCCTGCGCAAGAAGAACCCGCTGCTCGACCTGCGGCTCTTCGCGAACCGCACACTGAGCATCTCCGTCATCACGATGGTGCTGTTCATGGTCGCGTTCTTCGGTGCGGCGCTGCTGTTCCCGCAGTACTTCATCGGCGTGCGCGGCGAGTCCACGTTGACCGCCGGTCTGCTGCTGGCCCCGCAGGGCATCGGCGCCATGCTCACCATGCCGATCACCGGCCGTCTCACCGACAAGATGGGTCCGGGCAAGTTCGTGCTCGCCGGCATCGTCCTGATCGTGCTGGGTCTGAGTACGTTCATGTTCCTCGGCGCCGAGACCTCGTACTGGCTGATCTGCGGTTCGCTGTTCGTGCAGGGTCTCGGCATGGGCATGACGATGATGCCGATCATGTCCGCGGCCCTCGCGACCCTCAGCAACCCGCAGGTCCCGGACGGTTCGACGCTGCTGAACGTCATCCAGCAGTCGGCCACGTCGATCGGTACGGCCGTCATCTCGGTGATCCTGGCCAGCAGTCTGGCGAGCCGACCCGAGGCGGGACTGGCGATCATGGCGAACACCTCCGACGATCCGCTGCCGCCGGGCGTGCCGAACCCGTTGCCGGAGTCGTTCTTCGAGACCGCGGCGGACGTGTTCTCGAGCACGTTCACCATCTCGGTGGTCCTGATCGTCCTCACCCTGATCCCCGCGTTCTTCCTGCCCCGCAAGAAGATCGCGTCGCCTCTCACCGAAGAGGACATGGACCGCGGTCCGATCATGATGCACTGA